The Lycorma delicatula isolate Av1 chromosome 2, ASM4794821v1, whole genome shotgun sequence DNA window tatttagttttaagtgatattttatttaatgtcacACAAAATTGGTACAGCTAAcaactacagtaataaataattattatttttgttttatatctgtaaaatatcttttcttattttaatgcaCATCTTAATGTATAAACGATATTTgtgcattaattttatatatcttatcTATCTATGTAAATTGGTAtgcaaattgataaaaaaaaatatgtaaggtGTTCTGTGTGTTTCTGTAGTAAGGCTAAGAGACGTGTAAATATGCATCTTTTAGGTGTAGCAGtcgagtaaaatttataatttaagcagatattttaatttattagaaaaaacttcTTAAGTTCACTGTTATAGTTGAAGCTGAAGAACAACTTACATTTCATTGTTATAACTAATTCGTTGAAATTAATCTGcgggttttaaataattaaagacaaatatactttattttataatttgtttattttgatgaatttttgtatgacactggaaaattttttaatttatgaggcGTTCTGAGTAGGAATTTTATCGATCGAAAAGGTGGACTAGCAGAGAGGCCCAACCGGGGTCTCGACGGCTCTGGCGCTGGCAGTATCTAGTCGACTCTGTATGAGATGGCGTGTCCTGGGTTGTTGACGATGGTGGTCAAGGTTGCTGCGCGTACGGCCGGAGCAGCTATGTAAGGAGCGACGCCGGGGACGATGGCGTGTGCGGAGTACGGAAAAACGGCTGAGTACGGACCTGGAACGAAGGCGGGAGCGTAAGGTGCTGGGATTACAGCAGGAGCTGCGGCGTACGGAAGGACTGGAGCGTGTACGATCGGGGCGGGTACGATAGGAGTGGTGCTGGCCGGAGTCTGGACGACGCTGCGTCTGCTTCTCGATTTAGCGGCGGCTACTTCGGCGAAGTGAGCGGCCTTGGCGTGAGCTACTTCTGGGGTGTCGGCCAAGTATCCGGATGGAGTTACGACTGGAAGGGCGTAGCTCTTGTACGGAGAGTAGGCCAACGGTGCTGCGTACGGGGCTGCGTACGGGGCGGCATACGGGTAAGCGGCGTACGGGTAGGCCGCGTACGGGTAAGCGCCAAATGGAGCTGCCGGTGCTGTAACAGCATAGCTGAAACCTGGCTTAGCGACTGCGCAGGCAGCGATGGCGCAAAGGACAACctgcaaatataaaaattaattattaaaaaaaataataactttataattagtgcttaatagattaataaataacacttaaattatttatttgtagttcaTTGTCGCTTGAAATTCGTTCTTAAAAACGTACTCAAAATCATTAACATTACGAACGATCTGTTTATATAAACAGTACATGGAAAATGATTTATCTTTTACCTGCCGTTCATCGTTCAATCCTTGAGATCATTGCTCTcgttaaaatcattaatttttggaGCCTACTTGtgtagtcaaaaataaaaacaataaactggTATTATTCTGTATTATCTGGCAACATTCCATCTTGTCGATTAAGTATCACAAAGAAGgtgatttgaatatattttaatacacttaacttgaaaatgtatttcaaaatgtaatttttgataaCGGTGTGTGTTATTGATGTTATATTTCacagtaattaattcttttagcaTAATTGGAGATTTGATCATCTCCGCATTTGTTGATTGATATTAATACgggttttttcatttaattatgatttaaaattaatttagttttaattttaaatataatttttacttgatttattataaatttcaattttgaattctTAAAGCGGAAATAGCTGGGCAATTTTAATCCTAAAATTTAGATATCAGaatagtatttttcaaatttcgtacgataagaaaattattatttttattttatattatactcctatataataaggtttatttttctatctttcaatggtttttttaacaagtatttttcttttaataggttGCTTTTAATaagtacagtttttaataaaaaactaaacaaaaattacataaagataaaagtaat harbors:
- the LOC142318922 gene encoding uncharacterized protein LOC142318922, whose amino-acid sequence is MKVLVVLCAIAACAVAKPGFSYAVTAPAAPFGAYPYAAYPYAAYPYAAPYAAPYAAPLAYSPYKSYALPVVTPSGYLADTPEVAHAKAAHFAEVAAAKSRSRRSVVQTPASTTPIVPAPIVHAPVLPYAAAPAVIPAPYAPAFVPGPYSAVFPYSAHAIVPGVAPYIAAPAVRAATLTTIVNNPGHAISYRVD